One genomic window of Sporosarcina ureae includes the following:
- the hutH gene encoding histidine ammonia-lyase: MSKDGKLIQLDRNFTDEEKQLIQLDGESLDRKQIERIAFGKVPVGITDHALQRVRESRERIEKQLRDGKVIYGVNTGFGKLSDIQIEDEDITKLQLNLLRADAVGVGEPLPQPVVRAMMVLRANALAKGFSGIKEDTLQLLVQLINKGVHPVVPCKGSVGASGDLAPLSHVAIVLIGEGRAEFEGEILPGGEALKRAGLKPVTLQAKEGLALINGTQAMTAVGVIGLNEAERVGLAADMAASLTMEALQGIITAFDKGLLAVRPHKEMEVVASRMRNWLKGSKRITSQGQIRMQDAYSIRCIPQVHGASWQSLQYVDDRLRVEMNSATDNPIILENGEIISGGHFHGQPIALAMDFMKVGAAEWANISERRIERLVNPQLSGLSPFLATDPGLECGLMVAQYAAAALVSENKVLAHPASVDSIPTSANQEDHVSMGTIGSRQAREIIHNSSRVIAIELICASQAIHLEQAEKELAPATKAYLEKVRTICPPLEADRDISQQIEALSTFILREDILA, encoded by the coding sequence ATGAGTAAAGATGGGAAATTGATTCAATTAGACAGAAATTTTACAGATGAAGAAAAGCAGTTGATTCAATTAGACGGTGAATCACTCGATAGAAAACAAATTGAGCGTATTGCTTTTGGTAAAGTGCCAGTAGGAATTACCGATCATGCATTGCAACGTGTTCGAGAAAGTCGGGAGCGTATTGAAAAACAATTACGAGATGGAAAAGTTATCTATGGTGTAAATACTGGATTTGGCAAGTTAAGTGATATTCAGATTGAAGATGAAGACATTACAAAATTGCAACTTAATCTGCTTCGTGCGGACGCTGTAGGTGTCGGGGAGCCTTTACCACAACCTGTCGTACGGGCTATGATGGTTTTACGTGCGAATGCACTAGCAAAAGGTTTTTCCGGAATTAAAGAAGACACACTACAATTATTGGTTCAGTTGATCAATAAAGGCGTTCATCCAGTCGTTCCGTGTAAAGGTTCTGTAGGTGCAAGCGGTGACTTGGCTCCATTATCGCATGTAGCGATTGTGCTAATTGGTGAAGGCCGTGCAGAATTCGAGGGAGAGATCTTGCCGGGCGGAGAAGCACTAAAGCGTGCGGGATTAAAACCGGTCACTTTGCAGGCAAAGGAAGGACTTGCTTTGATCAATGGTACGCAAGCAATGACTGCGGTTGGTGTTATTGGATTAAATGAAGCGGAGCGTGTAGGTCTGGCTGCGGATATGGCAGCAAGTCTAACAATGGAAGCGTTACAAGGGATCATTACAGCGTTTGATAAAGGACTTCTAGCTGTGCGACCGCATAAAGAGATGGAAGTGGTCGCCTCACGAATGCGTAACTGGCTAAAAGGCAGTAAACGAATAACTAGCCAAGGACAAATCCGTATGCAAGATGCCTATTCCATTCGTTGTATTCCGCAAGTACACGGTGCCTCTTGGCAGTCGCTTCAATATGTCGATGATCGTTTACGTGTCGAAATGAACTCTGCCACAGATAATCCAATCATTCTTGAAAACGGCGAAATCATTTCTGGCGGTCATTTTCACGGACAGCCGATTGCACTGGCTATGGACTTCATGAAAGTTGGCGCAGCTGAATGGGCTAATATTTCAGAAAGACGAATTGAGCGATTAGTCAACCCGCAGCTTAGTGGACTTTCTCCATTCCTTGCTACCGATCCAGGTTTGGAATGTGGTTTGATGGTGGCGCAATACGCTGCAGCTGCACTTGTTTCGGAGAATAAGGTACTTGCCCATCCAGCGAGTGTAGACTCTATTCCAACTTCTGCTAACCAGGAAGATCATGTCAGTATGGGGACAATTGGTTCTCGACAAGCACGTGAAATTATTCATAACAGTTCCCGCGTCATCGCAATTGAACTGATTTGTGCTTCACAAGCTATTCACTTGGAGCAAGCGGAGAAAGAGCTTGCCCCAGCAACTAAAGCCTATTTAGAAAAAGTGCGTACTATTTGTCCGCCATTAGAAGCGGATCGTGATATTTCGCAGCAAATTGAAGCATTGTCTACTTTTATCTTGCGTGAGGATATTTTGGCTTGA
- a CDS encoding Na+/H+ antiporter family protein: protein MRVVLMNPVFISVLVLTVLSLARVHVIFAILMAAITAGLLSNLSLSDTVSLFLGGMGGQSETALSYILLGIFAAMIAHSSITKLLIDKLLSVKKMSKYTLLLMIAGLTCLSGNLIPVHIAFIPILIPPLLIFFNYLRLDRRAVACALTFGLKMPYMLIPAGYGLIFHGIIVQEISSNGMPVTLSQVPFAMAIPTVGMFVGLFIAVFITYRKPRDYESAEERASQEQIFSSTVQLAATEGSVRHKLDLRDILTLVAIVAALVVQVLLHSLVIGALVGIIVMFVARVVTLSEGEMVVQEGVKLMGAIAFVMLLASGYATVLKDTGAVTSLVTAVEGYFSYGKVAGAALLLLIGLLVTMGIGTSFGTIPILTAVFVPICMVMGFSPLATIALIGTAGALGDAGSPASDSTLGPTSGLNADGKHHHIWDTCVPTFLHYNIPLFIFGIVAAVVL, encoded by the coding sequence ATGAGAGTAGTGTTAATGAATCCAGTGTTCATTTCCGTATTAGTTCTAACAGTATTAAGCCTAGCTAGAGTGCATGTCATATTTGCGATATTAATGGCAGCGATAACAGCGGGACTTCTTTCCAACTTATCGTTATCAGATACAGTTTCCTTATTTCTTGGCGGAATGGGTGGTCAGTCTGAAACTGCATTAAGCTATATATTGCTGGGAATCTTTGCAGCCATGATTGCCCATTCGAGCATTACAAAATTGTTGATAGATAAATTATTGTCAGTAAAAAAAATGAGTAAATATACGTTACTTTTGATGATTGCGGGCTTGACTTGTCTGTCAGGAAATTTGATACCGGTACATATTGCCTTCATACCGATTCTCATCCCGCCTTTGTTGATTTTCTTCAACTATTTGCGTTTGGACCGACGAGCTGTCGCTTGCGCTCTGACGTTCGGTTTGAAGATGCCTTATATGTTAATTCCAGCAGGTTACGGTTTGATCTTCCACGGCATAATTGTCCAGGAAATCAGTAGCAACGGGATGCCGGTCACATTATCGCAAGTACCTTTTGCAATGGCAATACCGACAGTCGGTATGTTTGTCGGTTTATTTATCGCAGTATTCATAACGTATCGTAAGCCACGTGATTATGAATCTGCAGAAGAACGCGCTAGTCAGGAACAAATATTTTCATCTACTGTTCAATTAGCGGCTACAGAGGGATCGGTTAGACACAAGCTTGACTTACGAGATATTTTAACGCTTGTTGCGATTGTTGCTGCTTTAGTCGTCCAGGTTTTGTTACACTCATTAGTGATCGGTGCGTTAGTAGGCATTATCGTGATGTTTGTTGCAAGAGTCGTCACATTGAGTGAAGGTGAAATGGTTGTCCAAGAAGGTGTGAAGCTTATGGGAGCGATTGCATTTGTCATGCTTCTTGCTTCAGGCTATGCAACTGTTTTAAAAGATACAGGTGCTGTAACCAGTCTGGTAACCGCGGTAGAAGGCTATTTCAGCTATGGTAAAGTGGCGGGAGCTGCACTTCTCTTATTGATTGGTTTACTAGTGACCATGGGGATTGGAACGTCGTTCGGAACGATTCCGATACTCACTGCAGTGTTCGTTCCGATATGTATGGTTATGGGGTTCAGTCCTCTTGCGACCATTGCATTGATCGGTACAGCAGGGGCATTAGGAGACGCAGGTTCACCCGCTTCAGACAGTACGCTTGGACCCACATCAGGATTGAACGCGGACGGTAAACATCATCATATTTGGGATACGTGTGTGCCTACATTTTTACATTATAATATTCCTTTATTTATATTCGGAATAGTAGCAGCTGTAGTTTTATAA
- a CDS encoding M20/M25/M40 family metallo-hydrolase translates to MTNKQVKNNAAECVDEKRLLDLFLELAKIDGPSGKEQKVADYLVKALPELGFTFEFDEAHKEFGGQVGNLIAYKEGTDSSVAPVFFSTHMDTVLSTKDLKPVIKDGVIYSDGTTILGADDRAALAAYLEGVRAVIESGIPHGPIELVLTVNEQPGLVGARHLDYSKPKSKFGYIFDSSGNVGQTILKGPYSSRIWMKVKGNAAHIALNSEEGNNAFILAAAGLLKLNLGEIDDETLANIGIIEGGELTSIIPGEVTVVGEVRSFSKDKLNKQLQHMEDAMRKAVEDRGGSVDVKIEKKYSGFAIPEDHILTKTVLDASANISVDPYLTQTLGGADTNVLNENGLTCLTLGNGFQNIHSFRECISIENLTNTGKLTAALIQKWYESQK, encoded by the coding sequence ATGACAAATAAACAAGTGAAAAATAACGCAGCAGAATGTGTGGATGAAAAACGTTTACTCGACTTATTCCTTGAACTAGCAAAAATTGACGGACCTAGTGGGAAAGAACAAAAGGTAGCAGACTACTTGGTGAAGGCATTACCAGAACTAGGTTTTACTTTTGAATTCGATGAGGCGCATAAAGAATTCGGCGGACAAGTCGGCAACTTGATTGCATATAAAGAAGGAACAGATTCATCTGTAGCACCAGTATTTTTCTCTACACATATGGATACTGTGCTTTCTACGAAAGACTTAAAGCCAGTAATTAAAGACGGTGTGATCTACTCAGATGGCACAACCATCTTAGGAGCAGATGATCGGGCAGCATTGGCCGCATACTTAGAAGGTGTTCGTGCTGTGATTGAGAGTGGAATTCCACATGGGCCGATTGAATTGGTCTTGACAGTCAATGAACAGCCAGGTCTCGTAGGTGCGCGTCATTTAGATTACAGCAAACCGAAAAGTAAATTCGGTTACATTTTTGATAGTAGCGGAAATGTGGGTCAAACGATTTTGAAAGGTCCATATAGTAGTAGGATCTGGATGAAAGTAAAAGGAAATGCGGCGCATATTGCTCTGAATTCAGAAGAAGGGAATAATGCGTTCATTTTAGCGGCAGCTGGTTTGTTGAAGCTGAACTTAGGTGAGATCGATGATGAAACCTTAGCAAATATAGGTATTATCGAAGGCGGAGAACTCACTTCCATTATACCGGGCGAAGTGACAGTCGTTGGTGAAGTGCGTAGTTTCTCCAAAGATAAGTTAAATAAGCAACTACAACATATGGAAGACGCCATGCGTAAAGCTGTGGAAGATCGTGGTGGCTCCGTAGACGTGAAAATCGAGAAAAAGTATAGTGGTTTCGCAATTCCGGAAGATCATATCCTAACAAAAACCGTTTTGGATGCATCGGCCAATATAAGTGTCGATCCATACTTAACCCAAACTCTAGGCGGAGCTGACACAAATGTATTAAATGAAAATGGATTGACTTGCTTGACGTTAGGGAACGGTTTTCAAAATATCCATTCATTCCGAGAATGCATCAGCATAGAAAACCTAACAAATACAGGAAAATTAACCGCTGCATTAATTCAGAAGTGGTATGAAAGTCAAAAGTGA
- the hutI gene encoding imidazolonepropionase: MNGNTKVDLVIRHAAEVLTCAEEGMAGLGVIKDAWVAVKDGRIAGVGSEKEGSTTINLDDARQIDATGKVVAPGFVDSHTHLVFNGTRVEEYAAKIAGSDLNKLIEMGITAGPNRTIELTRHASEEELFRQSKKRMMNMLEYGMTTIESKSGYGLTTESEIKILEVGRRLDKETPVDVYNTFLGAHGFPEGMTKEEYLRVIIEDMIPKIGERKLAEFCDAWCDDGYFTAEESEQILEAGLKYGMKPKLHADAYSYIGGSDLAVKMNMVSVDHLNYTPVEVMEKLAKSNVTGVLMPALDFAVGHTKPFDARKMLDLGMNIALATDLCPACYTESMQFVINLACRLYKFTVEEAIKAATYGGACALDLHDRGVIAEGKIADLQIWAIPSYVHIAYELGTNIVETVLKDGEVVVEHVKAQ, encoded by the coding sequence ATGAATGGTAATACAAAAGTCGATTTAGTAATTCGTCATGCAGCGGAAGTTTTGACTTGCGCTGAGGAAGGAATGGCAGGTCTTGGTGTCATTAAAGATGCTTGGGTTGCGGTGAAAGACGGACGTATTGCGGGAGTAGGTTCGGAAAAAGAAGGAAGTACCACAATCAATCTGGACGATGCGCGTCAAATTGATGCTACTGGAAAGGTTGTCGCACCAGGGTTTGTTGATTCGCATACGCACCTCGTCTTCAATGGTACACGTGTAGAAGAGTACGCTGCAAAAATAGCAGGAAGTGATTTGAATAAATTAATAGAAATGGGCATAACGGCAGGACCAAACCGAACTATAGAACTGACTCGACATGCATCTGAGGAAGAGTTATTTCGACAATCAAAAAAACGAATGATGAACATGTTAGAGTACGGCATGACAACAATTGAAAGTAAAAGCGGATATGGGTTAACGACAGAAAGTGAAATTAAAATTTTGGAAGTTGGACGACGTCTGGATAAAGAAACACCTGTTGATGTATATAACACATTTTTAGGGGCACACGGATTCCCAGAAGGCATGACAAAAGAAGAATATTTACGTGTCATTATAGAAGATATGATTCCAAAAATCGGCGAACGTAAATTGGCGGAGTTCTGCGATGCTTGGTGTGATGACGGATACTTCACGGCCGAGGAGTCCGAACAGATACTTGAAGCTGGCTTAAAATATGGTATGAAACCGAAATTGCATGCGGATGCCTACTCGTATATCGGTGGATCTGATCTTGCAGTCAAAATGAATATGGTCTCCGTCGATCATTTAAACTACACGCCGGTTGAAGTAATGGAGAAACTTGCTAAATCGAATGTAACAGGTGTGTTAATGCCAGCATTAGATTTTGCGGTAGGTCATACCAAACCTTTCGATGCACGTAAAATGCTGGATTTAGGAATGAATATTGCGCTGGCCACGGATCTTTGTCCAGCATGTTATACAGAGTCGATGCAATTTGTTATCAATTTAGCTTGCAGACTGTATAAATTCACGGTGGAAGAAGCTATCAAAGCAGCGACTTACGGTGGAGCATGCGCGTTAGATTTACATGATCGGGGCGTAATTGCTGAAGGCAAAATAGCTGATCTACAGATTTGGGCTATTCCTTCTTATGTCCATATTGCATATGAACTCGGAACCAATATTGTGGAGACTGTATTAAAAGACGGCGAAGTAGTCGTAGAGCATGTAAAAGCACAGTGA
- a CDS encoding YjiH family protein, translating into MNDVNEMVDLMDAHPIEEQENIYSMRNIFSFFFFSLIGIFMFFVPIDLNGKTSIPLDHFVTWIRNTIPTFVSYYILIIMVLGASYPFYSGVWRRTKMDMIFSSLKVLGAIASFLVLFEMGPRWLLADDMGPYYYSVVLTPIGVLIPIGAIFLALLVGYGLLEFIGILMQSIMRPVWKTPGKSAVDAVASFVGSYSIGLLITNRIYKEGKYSRREATIIATGFSTVSATFMVVVAKTLNLMEIWNLYFWLTFLVTFLVTAITVRMWPINKIPDDYYTGDGAPEVIIKEKRIQHAWQESMLTAQNAPGLFKNVISTLKDGILMAMSVLPSVMAIGLIGLILANHTPVFDYLAYIFLPLTWILQIPEPFLAAKAAMINLVDMFLPSLMVIETSLHTRFIVGSISISTILFFSALIPCILSTDIPIKMREIVALWFIRTVLSLIIVTPLAFLFL; encoded by the coding sequence ATGAACGATGTAAATGAGATGGTTGATTTGATGGATGCACATCCTATAGAGGAACAAGAAAATATTTACTCCATGCGTAATATTTTCAGCTTTTTCTTCTTCAGTTTAATTGGTATTTTCATGTTTTTTGTTCCAATAGATTTGAATGGGAAAACTTCTATACCTTTAGATCATTTTGTAACGTGGATTCGTAATACCATTCCAACATTTGTTTCATATTATATTTTGATCATTATGGTTCTTGGAGCTTCTTACCCTTTTTATTCGGGTGTTTGGCGTAGAACCAAAATGGATATGATTTTTTCTAGTCTAAAAGTTTTAGGAGCAATCGCATCTTTTCTTGTTTTATTTGAAATGGGTCCTAGATGGTTATTGGCGGATGATATGGGGCCTTATTATTATTCGGTAGTATTGACGCCAATTGGTGTATTGATTCCAATTGGAGCAATCTTTTTAGCATTGTTAGTGGGCTATGGTTTGCTGGAATTTATCGGAATCCTAATGCAATCTATTATGAGACCTGTTTGGAAAACTCCTGGAAAGTCAGCGGTAGACGCTGTCGCTTCTTTTGTAGGTAGTTATTCTATCGGACTGTTGATCACGAATCGCATTTACAAAGAAGGCAAATACTCCCGTCGTGAAGCAACTATTATTGCTACTGGATTTTCTACCGTATCTGCTACATTTATGGTCGTCGTCGCTAAGACATTGAATTTAATGGAGATTTGGAATCTGTACTTTTGGCTAACATTCCTTGTCACATTTTTGGTTACTGCCATTACAGTCAGAATGTGGCCGATCAACAAAATACCTGATGATTACTATACGGGCGATGGTGCACCTGAAGTAATTATTAAAGAGAAAAGAATCCAGCATGCTTGGCAAGAGTCGATGCTAACTGCTCAAAATGCGCCAGGACTTTTTAAAAATGTCATATCGACGCTGAAGGATGGTATTCTCATGGCGATGAGTGTACTACCATCTGTTATGGCAATAGGCTTAATTGGTTTAATCTTGGCTAATCATACGCCCGTGTTCGATTATTTAGCTTATATATTCTTACCATTAACGTGGATTTTACAAATACCTGAACCATTTCTAGCTGCAAAAGCAGCAATGATCAATCTTGTGGATATGTTCTTACCATCATTAATGGTGATAGAAACTAGTCTACATACACGATTCATTGTAGGTTCTATTTCCATCTCCACTATTCTATTTTTCTCTGCGTTGATCCCGTGTATCTTATCCACAGATATCCCAATTAAAATGCGGGAGATTGTAGCTCTCTGGTTCATCAGAACGGTCTTATCATTAATTATTGTAACTCCATTAGCATTTTTATTCCTATGA
- the hutU gene encoding urocanate hydratase gives MTTKPEILYSVKAQRGPKLRCKGWRQEAILRMLENNMENAEKPEELVIYGGIGKAARNWESYHAIVQSLKDLEDDETLVVQSGMPVAIFKTHKYAPTVVMATTNIMKADWPTFYDLQDKNLTIYANYTAAPWEYIGTQGVIQGTFETLSAIARLHYNDSLVGKILLTAGAGGMGGNQTRAMTMHGGVCILVDSNVEIINRRIEKGFIDELAPSLDEAIKKAKEYAAAGKPLGIAVVGNAADIFEEILKSDFRPEIATSMTPGHDPISYLPSGYTVEEAELLRDTDRDLYLEKGRETMIRELKALIQFMDEGVHAFEYGTSHRKECMDAGMDKEEAKRLPGFVAEYIRPLFCEGRGPFRWICLSGEAEDLRKIDDMILEKFADDYLVTRWIKLAKEHIPIEALPARICYMGFGQRKKFALEVNDMIRRGELAGPVAFSRDNLDSGSIVNPTFESENMKDGSDLISDWPMLNGLLNAVGMCDLIAIQANYSMGEAVHTGVTMVADGTAESDMRLEVAMTVDSGIGVVRHAQAGYETARDVANGKGELTEESIKIPLWWESKATFGPKDLVKAEMK, from the coding sequence ATGACGACAAAACCAGAAATTTTATATTCCGTAAAAGCGCAAAGAGGACCAAAACTTCGCTGCAAAGGATGGAGACAAGAAGCGATTCTTCGTATGTTAGAAAACAACATGGAAAATGCAGAGAAACCTGAAGAACTAGTAATCTACGGCGGAATCGGTAAGGCAGCCCGTAACTGGGAATCCTATCATGCGATTGTCCAATCATTGAAAGATCTAGAAGACGACGAGACATTAGTGGTTCAATCTGGTATGCCGGTTGCGATCTTTAAAACCCATAAATACGCTCCGACAGTTGTCATGGCGACAACGAATATTATGAAAGCGGATTGGCCTACATTCTATGATCTGCAAGATAAGAACCTAACAATCTATGCAAACTATACTGCAGCACCTTGGGAGTATATCGGAACACAAGGCGTAATCCAAGGTACATTTGAGACATTATCAGCGATTGCTCGCCTTCACTATAACGACTCCCTCGTGGGTAAGATCCTATTGACTGCAGGTGCAGGTGGTATGGGTGGAAACCAAACACGTGCGATGACAATGCATGGTGGCGTGTGTATTCTAGTTGACTCAAATGTGGAAATTATCAATCGACGCATTGAGAAAGGTTTCATTGATGAACTAGCTCCTTCACTTGATGAAGCGATTAAAAAGGCGAAAGAATACGCTGCAGCAGGCAAACCACTTGGAATCGCAGTAGTTGGAAACGCTGCAGACATATTTGAAGAAATTTTGAAGAGTGACTTCCGTCCCGAAATTGCAACGTCTATGACGCCAGGTCATGACCCGATCTCATATCTACCTTCCGGCTACACAGTAGAAGAAGCAGAGCTGTTGCGTGATACAGACCGTGACTTGTATTTGGAAAAAGGTCGCGAAACAATGATTCGTGAATTGAAAGCGCTTATTCAGTTCATGGATGAAGGTGTTCATGCATTTGAATACGGTACAAGCCATCGTAAAGAGTGTATGGATGCAGGGATGGATAAAGAAGAGGCGAAGCGTTTGCCAGGATTCGTAGCGGAATATATTCGTCCATTGTTCTGTGAAGGCCGCGGACCTTTCCGTTGGATTTGTCTATCAGGAGAAGCAGAAGACCTTCGTAAAATTGATGATATGATTCTTGAGAAGTTTGCAGATGACTACTTGGTTACGCGTTGGATTAAACTAGCGAAAGAACATATTCCAATCGAAGCACTTCCTGCACGTATTTGTTATATGGGCTTTGGTCAGCGGAAAAAGTTTGCTTTAGAAGTAAATGACATGATTCGTCGTGGTGAATTAGCGGGTCCAGTTGCATTTTCACGTGACAACTTGGATTCAGGATCTATTGTTAACCCGACATTTGAATCAGAAAACATGAAAGACGGCAGTGACTTGATTTCTGATTGGCCGATGTTGAACGGATTATTAAATGCAGTGGGTATGTGTGATCTTATCGCAATTCAAGCAAACTACTCTATGGGTGAAGCAGTTCATACAGGTGTCACGATGGTAGCGGACGGCACAGCTGAATCCGATATGCGTCTTGAAGTTGCGATGACAGTAGACTCCGGAATTGGTGTGGTCCGCCACGCACAGGCCGGCTATGAAACGGCACGTGATGTGGCTAACGGTAAAGGAGAATTGACTGAGGAAAGTATTAAAATTCCATTATGGTGGGAGAGTAAAGCAACATTTGGACCTAAAGATTTAGTGAAAGCAGAAATGAAATAA
- a CDS encoding sigma-54 interaction domain-containing protein, with protein MFAKAIGTFARSFVDGVIVLNSSNKVLWYELKENLSFTIDLATDINKLFKRGDLHFYHQEEFYIEIQDQPLQVAVQRLEEPEPLVILCIKEFSFQLDNNEARLYCLEEVIQTIDEGVMMSNSVGDITLYNAAQEKMEGLNAQEIIGRPLWDAYNYNPQFSEHRHVFSTGKPIFSRYRAHSKVDGVPQYVSYSTFPIKKDGETIGVFSISTNESKLKDQLYQTIELKRSKHQVTEEKAFSSNGTIFTFEDIKGQSTELKALLREAQAVSVYNTDTLIVGETGTGKELFAQSMHNHSSRRDKPFVAINCAAIPENLLESTLFGTIKGAFTGATDQIGLFEYAGEGTLFMDEINSMPMTLQSKLMRVLQERLVRRVGSNDVTPVRCTVISASNEDPERLIEEERMRLDLFYRVANTSLFIPPLRDRPEDILFFINYFLEYFQEKMGTQTPPLSPSLRDALLRYSWPGNIRELEHLMQNIVIRVNEDAKAIEIQHLPSYIRGKIISEQRLLVENGEDKASRPIKSLLNQSKKQFIQTSLEQTEWNISEAARRLGITRQSLQYHIKKHQLEKP; from the coding sequence ATGTTTGCTAAAGCCATTGGTACATTCGCGAGAAGTTTTGTAGACGGCGTCATTGTACTTAATTCATCAAACAAAGTTTTATGGTATGAATTGAAAGAAAATCTATCCTTTACAATAGATTTGGCTACTGATATTAATAAGTTATTTAAACGAGGAGATTTGCACTTCTACCACCAAGAAGAATTTTATATAGAGATTCAAGATCAGCCATTACAGGTAGCTGTCCAGCGACTTGAAGAGCCTGAACCTCTAGTGATCTTATGTATAAAAGAATTTTCATTCCAATTGGACAACAACGAAGCGCGTCTGTATTGCTTAGAAGAAGTTATCCAAACTATAGATGAAGGCGTGATGATGAGTAACTCTGTTGGGGATATTACGCTTTACAATGCAGCACAAGAGAAAATGGAAGGTTTAAATGCTCAAGAAATAATTGGAAGACCTTTATGGGATGCGTATAACTATAATCCACAGTTCTCTGAACACCGACACGTATTTAGTACCGGTAAACCAATCTTCTCAAGATATCGCGCACACTCTAAAGTAGACGGAGTTCCACAGTATGTCAGCTACAGTACATTCCCTATAAAGAAAGATGGAGAAACGATCGGGGTCTTCTCTATTAGTACAAATGAATCCAAATTAAAAGATCAACTTTATCAAACGATTGAGTTAAAGCGAAGTAAACATCAAGTAACCGAGGAAAAAGCTTTCTCTTCTAATGGAACCATTTTTACTTTTGAAGATATTAAAGGTCAAAGTACCGAATTAAAAGCACTATTAAGAGAAGCTCAGGCGGTATCTGTATACAATACAGATACATTGATTGTAGGAGAAACTGGAACAGGGAAAGAACTATTCGCACAAAGTATGCATAATCACAGTTCACGCCGAGATAAGCCATTTGTTGCTATCAACTGCGCTGCTATTCCAGAAAATTTATTGGAAAGTACATTGTTCGGTACGATAAAAGGAGCGTTCACGGGTGCTACAGACCAAATCGGTTTGTTTGAATATGCTGGAGAAGGCACACTATTCATGGACGAAATAAATTCCATGCCTATGACGTTGCAATCGAAACTCATGCGCGTATTGCAGGAGCGTTTAGTACGTCGAGTAGGATCTAACGACGTAACTCCCGTCCGCTGTACAGTTATTAGTGCATCAAACGAAGATCCTGAACGATTGATTGAAGAAGAACGGATGCGACTAGACTTATTTTATCGTGTTGCTAATACAAGTCTATTTATCCCTCCGTTGCGCGATCGTCCCGAAGATATTTTATTTTTCATTAATTACTTTTTGGAATATTTCCAGGAAAAAATGGGCACTCAAACACCCCCGCTGTCTCCTTCTTTGCGGGATGCACTGCTACGCTATTCGTGGCCCGGAAATATTAGAGAGTTAGAGCATTTAATGCAGAATATTGTCATCAGAGTGAACGAGGATGCAAAGGCAATTGAAATTCAGCACTTACCTTCGTATATTCGTGGAAAAATTATTTCTGAGCAACGACTACTTGTAGAAAATGGAGAAGACAAAGCAAGTAGACCGATAAAGAGCTTATTGAATCAGTCGAAAAAGCAGTTTATCCAAACTTCTCTAGAACAGACCGAATGGAATATCTCAGAAGCCGCGCGCAGACTGGGAATCACCCGTCAAAGCTTACAGTACCATATAAAAAAGCATCAATTGGAAAAACCCTGA